The Cyclobacteriaceae bacterium DNA segment CTTGGTTTCTTCCAGCGGCTCAACTTTGCTGTGCAAGCCCACCTGGGGTTTGCCGGTGGCCTGCTGTATTTTTTTGGCAAAGTCTGTTTCTTCGGGCGTGTAGGTGAGCGGACCAAGAAACTCCAGATTCTTTTGGAGGTAGCCTGCTCCGGTTCTGTTCACGAGCACTTCATAAATTCCGGAAACCAATTTCACTTCATAATCCACGTTCGCCATAATGGCTGCACCTTCGGCCATCTTTTTAACGCGCGCGTACACTTCGTTCATGCCTTCGCGCTTTACATCGCGTACGCGCACCCACAATCGGGAATAATCGGGAACCACATTCACCACCTGACCGCCATCCTGTATGTGGTAATGAATGCGCACCGTAGGCTTCACATGCTCGCGGTAGTAGTTGATGCCTGTGGTATAAAGCTCCAATGCATCGGAGGCGCTGCGTCCGTTCCACGGATCGGCAGAAGCATGGGCCGCCTGACCTTTAAACTCTACGGTAAAGTCAACGAGTGCCAACCCGGTTTGTACGGCAGCTTTGGTTTCCGCGCCCGGGTGCCAGTCCATCACTACATCTACATCCTTAAAAAGTCCGGCACGGATCATCCACAGTTTTCCGAAAAACTTTTCTTCAGCAGGTGTTCCAAAAAACTTGATCGTGCCTTTTAGTTTTCCTTGTTCAATTAATTCTTTGATGGCAATGGCTGCACCAAGACTGGCCGTGCCAAACAGATTATGTCCGCAACCATGGCCGGGTTTGCCTTCCATAAGCGGGTTTTTATGTGGTACTG contains these protein-coding regions:
- a CDS encoding amidohydrolase; this encodes MRIISTLIVLLIFTTALHAQKVSANKKQVLSSIEKHASKLIETSDKIWAHAEIAFQETESYQELANLAEANGFKVERGVAEIPTAFVATYGSGSPVIGILGEFDALPGLSQKAVPHKNPLMEGKPGHGCGHNLFGTASLGAAIAIKELIEQGKLKGTIKFFGTPAEEKFFGKLWMIRAGLFKDVDVVMDWHPGAETKAAVQTGLALVDFTVEFKGQAAHASADPWNGRSASDALELYTTGINYYREHVKPTVRIHYHIQDGGQVVNVVPDYSRLWVRVRDVKREGMNEVYARVKKMAEGAAIMANVDYEVKLVSGIYEVLVNRTGAGYLQKNLEFLGPLTYTPEETDFAKKIQQATGKPQVGLHSKVEPLEETKENAGGGSTDVGDVSWVVPTIRLSAATAPIGTPWHSWAVVACGGMSIGHKGMLHASKALALTMVDLYEDPKKVEAVKAEFKQRKGDHVYSGLIPDGPPPIGKE